The nucleotide window taaattttacagccatatttactacatttttttcatttcgctcCTCTTTACCTTTGCAATATTTGGTACATTGAGTAATGTGTCCGGTGGAGCTTGAATACCCAACACAACTTCATTCTGAAACTTTTTCTTGACATCCTCATACGTGAGGTAAGCGTATCTCTTATTTGTTAAATCACATTCGATGTTCTTTACACTCTGTTGAATCCACTGGGTATGCGTGTCCAACAACTGTTCGTGTTCCTCTAGTTTCTTGATTTCATCCTTCAGTTCGGTCAGCTTTTCACCAACTTCTTGTGTGTTACACCCAGGTCCAGCACCTCTGATGATAcgttaaattttgtaataccATAATCATTAATTCATCAGTGTAATGAATATTAgatggtaaattcgaaaagaGCAATGGCCAATGAAGAAAGAGGTTCAGGGCAAAAATTAAATGCGGCATCATCATCAGCAACAAGTATTGAAGCATAACTACAAAATTCCTGTATACATTTAACTCTGAAGGGTTGGTAGATTTGGAGTTCTGTAAAAAAGGGATATTTCTTAAAAGTATTTTTCTATAAACCTGATGAAGATATAGTAGAAACTCGATTATCCGAACGAATTGGGACAGAGACTAGTTCGGATAATCGAACCGTGGGTTTTTTGGATTGAGATCACAAACAACacatttttacacaaaaacagtacatacatatatatattaagattTGACATACATAGTAACGTTGaaatatatgtgtgtgcgtgtgtgtgcgcgtgcgtgtgtgtatgcatgtattttAAACACCTGAAAAAACTCGAATGcctttgtttatatttttttatgacatCGTCAATTTTATATCAACGAACGTCTGTAACGCGTTTTTGCATGCCCGCGATTTTCGCGAAGATACATTGTTGCTCACGGCGGTGGCAGCGAGCAACAATGTATCTTTCGCGCCAatgttcaaataattgagggtTCGGATGATCAAGGTTCTActgtatttcaattttatttctattttaaatGATAAGTCTCTTGAAGCCGTATGAATGTATGCATAACTTTGTTGAAGATCTATAAAAAtaaggtaaaaaaatgatgttTCTAAAAAGTTAATGTTCCAATACTCTATCCTCAGGCAGCCAAACGATTCCATGATATCCAGATTCTTCAGAAAAAATTGCACAAAAAACTGCCACTGAAAATTCATTGTTAAGAAGATAAGTGAACGAAgattcgaaataaatatacatgagCCTTAACCACTAGCATTAATACTTGTGGAAGTTAGAGAAATTTAATCTCCAAATTATCATAAATTTATACCACGGTAAAACACATTTCAATGACAGTTTCTTATGCAACCTTTTGTGAAAAATCCGAAAATCAGGTTGCGTTGGTCGCGTGAGGATTCAAACCATTGAAATATTGATTGTTTGGAAGCATATTTTTTACGTAGTTTCCTTAGCTTTTCGATAAAATCAGGATTAACAAGGTGAATATACGGTTATTTttacatgaaataaatatattgatgaaattgaataaaattcaatgacttctttcaaattttcgaagttttcaatattttctctgaaattTTGTATGACCAAATCTATTACCAAATAAAAATCTGGACGAAACAACATAGGATTGGAACACCAAATAAAATTCACTGTATAAGACAAGTACCGAGGATCATTATCAAGCGGGAGGATCCAGTAAACTGAGGTAACTCCATGGCTTGCGTTAAGTGCCGTGATTATGAATCGATACATAATCAAGCAATTGGATGGTGTGAAAAATCTTATCACTGGACGGGTTTGATGTTGATTGCGAAGATCTCTGATTGCAGTGTGTTAGAATCATCAAAATCTTAAATCAAACGGTCTCTCAAGCATGGTTTTTGAATTGTATCACATTCAAATATGTCACATTTCCTTACAGATGTTGGGTATGTGGTTTGGCACCGTCCCATTGAACCAGCCATTCTTCTGAAATTACTCTTTCATTTAATTAAACCACAATTGCAAGACCATCATTTCTATATAAAGTAGAAATTTTCTGAACTTTACGACATGTTTGAACTTGGAAACTATTTGATATCTGTAGTACACTTTCATCGTaatactttttgtttttgtttatgtGTATCCAACAGCTTTTTCTATTACTTATAATTCGATCaatgatttataaataatcataCTCTAGTCTGAAAATCAATAGCAACATTGATGTATTGAAGCAAACGGAAATTCGAGTGATATTAAACAAAACGAGCAAATGtacattgaaaaattaaaagccCGAAATTGAAATGTGCACATTGTTACAAATATGCAAGTAGCTTGTGCCGTGCCTTACTATTTGAGTGATAATGCAATGATATTTATCATGTCCAAACTTACTTCCATTGTATGCTAttcttgctttttttctcaatcagcCCAATTCCCTCGAGTACATTAGTGATGTCGTATATTCGTCTCTTTTGTCGCACCTCCAGTATATCAGCGGCCTAAGGGAAAGTGTTGGCACAGATTAATGTATCAGTCTTgtaaaagtttgaacgtttcATGTAATAACCATTGAATAATCACACGCAgtcagaaattttattctcataatatataaattcaaatttcgagtgctTTATCTATCATACAACAATAAAAATGTGTTACAGGTTAGGAAACTAACGAGATTAGTTTCTTCATTATGAACTCTGTATTCAACTGTGGTTAACTCCAAACCCTTATAAAATTTACCCGCATTGTAATTCATGAACTGGAACTCGTGATTTGCACATTGTCTGGCATTTTTGtcatgttgtttttttttcaaaattcccgcAAGAGGAACCACACCAGCAGAAAACGTACACATATATGCTCATAATAAGTTAACCTAGATCTCGCGGTGACTTTTTGCTAGCTTACGTATCGACGCCGCTCACCACTTTCAGGTCCAATACTCCGTCTTTCGCCTTTTGTAACAAAGTTACAAACCGCGTCGTCAGCAAACCGAGTGACTTTTCGAACCTGCTCTGCTGATTGTCTGCCATTTTAAAAGGCCgttgtcaaaattttcaaaacgaaaCGCACTCCTCTTCGAAATTGCCGCACGCGATACGCCATCACCGACTGGCTGAACTCAAACTCGGGTTTAAATCATAGAGGGCGTCTTCTTGACCGAAGCAACATAAACGTATAGGTATGTGCTGGAAACGGCCGCAGGACCGATTGGAGCCTATAGCACGGTTTACAATGTCTGTAACCGTAAACGTAACCGCTTCAGTAGGAAGTTAAAGGATATGAAAAACCGTACTATGGTTTACAACGCTGTCTGCTGGCGCTTAAGTATAATCCGCTTCAGTAGAATCTAGCCGAATTTGAACGTTCTACTGAAGCGTTTCTACGGACAGCCAATCAGAATGCAGATTATATCCGTCCATCTCCCCACCCCCAAGCACACAaaacgaaaggaaaaataagtCATTGAAGATACGACAGCAAGCAAAACAATGGAAAGCTTCGATATGAAATTAATTGGACTAGTTGAAAAAGCCCCGTGCTTGTATGATAAAAGTAGCGGTGATTATAAAgatagggtaaaaaaaaaacaatacgtgGTTCCGTATTGCCCGGGAGTTGAATATTTCAAGTAAGTGTTTAAGGTTACTTCATTttgtatgtttatatataaacatatatgtataaaatttatacataaaacattttataacaaatttaataaatctttccCAAATTCATTGACGACAAACTACTATATTTCTTCATAATgtgttgtaaaaatataagatACAAGCTTAAAGTTATCTTGATATTTTGTAGCTGAGGATTGTGAGAAGAGGTGGAAGTTGTTGCGTGAGCGTTTTTCACGGGAAAAGCGCTGTGCCAGAATTGGTCCACCATCGGGAGCTGCAGGCGGTGTTTCCGACAGGCAGCCATCAAGCTATTTCAAAGCGATGCAATTcctcgatttgcacgtcaaaCCAAGAAAgtaagtttcatttttcgtctgATAGCAAATTAAGACTGTTTTTATCTTGGAAACATAATTGTctttttctatcaaatttaTTGACCAAGGACAAAACGATGTTTCACAGCTGAAATTCGCTTTAATGATCATTGTTGAATGTATGTTTTATACGTCGACTATTTTACAGGACAATTGGTAATATTCCACAATGCTCTTCCCAGAAGAAAACATTGTCTTCGGATGAAGAACCAGATATGGACCCGTCAGCGCATGATTGGGATGTGTATGAATTTCTAAATTCGAATGATGAAAATCAGTACAAAGAGGACTCTATCGGCATGATTATAACAGATGAAAATGGAAAGGTGAATTTACCGCCCAAGAAAAGGCGAACTGTCCCATTAACGAATCCTCCACAAgaaggaaatggaaaaaaagtgaaaaaaaacaacaatgaaGATCTGATCGAAACGGTGAAAGATACATTGAAAACCGTACAGCACTTTTTGAGCAACGACCAAGATACAAAATCTGATATAAATTGGAATTTTTGTATGATGTTGTACagtcaaatgaaaaaattatcaaagaaaaataagatgGCACGGAGACGCATACTAGAGCTCATGGATGTAATTGAAAGCGACGATAGTGATTCttgtatatttaaaaaatttgaataaacttgAATAGGTTATTGTATtgtcctttttcttttctgtcgAGTAGCATAGGACGAATCCACCAACGCCGTTTTCgcctttgtttttttcttttctttatcagAAAATATAACACTGTTACTAACCCTAAAGTTGCTACTGCGTACGAAcgctttcgtttcattttaaaCTGAGCTCACACTACGAACCATAATTAATTAGCAAAATTTACTTCAGTTTGAGGTTAGAAATATTATTCTGCACGTAAAGAAAAGCTCAAACGCTATCCGTTGCAGATGCAACCAACAGCGAGGCCATACCTTATGGAGGTTGTAAACGAGTCTTGAAATTTCTACGCAAAATGAAACTTCTACGGAAGCGGTTACGGTTACGGACATTATAAACCGTCCTTATAGCTGAGGCTGAGATAACTCGACTAAtttcatcaataattatgcCACATCAATGATCCAGTAATGCAATTTACCCCATTTTATTTTAGTGcggttaaaaaaataagtttcGGTACTAGTGAAGCTGCTGAAATTGTACCTTGCGCTGCtaccactgatatatatatacactggattGGATATTACCGTATACTCTACGTGTAAGCTCGTGCGTCCAATTGAACAATTGAATTTCCGCCATCTTGTACAGAAAGTTGTCACAAAATGCGCGCTAGATTTGAACTGCGTAATATATGCTATTTAGGTCTAACGATATATTCGTcacacaaaaaagtttttgacgagtaaaataatgtttgatacattaaatgaagaacaaatcattttttcgaaggtatgttattatttacaattatatgatgtaaaagatcattaaataatatgacgaaaaacttgtatttaaaCGTGATTTTTCTTCATGTTCAAAAGAAGTCCTCAATTCTAAGAAGTTTCCGTCCATTATCCTCTATCCTATGGTGGGCTGAATTCCATacggattattcaaaaatttgtataacactAATTCAACCGTTAGGGAATCCATTTACCATCCATTGATCATCAAAGTGGAGCTTAAGacatgtgaaaaaagttttgaattaaattatatcgaattgggtgagtaaaaactttattcaaaaatatggagaaTAAAACATTCCTTGCAAACGTTAAGGCATTTTTATAGAGTTGCGTGCGATAAACCACAACCGTAATATAATTAGTAGTATCAATCCACAATCCATtcacatgaagaaaaagttacaagcacaatcaaaagaaaataaaaaagatgtacATACCTGAGCATGCAAATCAGGTACAAATGTGTAGGTGATCATGTAATTTGGTTACATTCACTGTGGTGGGCCGATCGGATTCATCCTGAAATTCGGTCTGCTGCAAGTTTTCACCTACAGATAAGTTACtaataaataacgacaatggaaatacacagaaatgtgtcacacacgatttttctgtaacAGAGCACTTTATAATCTGTAGGTAATTAACCGCTTCGACGGCATTGACGCAATAGTGCATCACATCAACGTGTCTTTATGCACACTGAGTTTTCTCTGACCTAAAAGGGATTAACAGTTTCAGATCTTACCAAATAACGTTGGGATACTGCCTTTTGGTaaagttatataatttttacttttcttctgaaAGCAAGAGGGTTCAAAGTGGTCGGAACACAGAAAGCTATCACTTGATGGAGACCACGGTCcaatgtttatatttgcgATCCACTGCTTCATAATATCAGGTTCATCCAATGGGAACCTACATAACATGcagaatttaaatttattaattcacaCGTTATGTTGCATTGAGTAACGGTACTTACTTGAACAATGAATAGCCATGTCCACATTCCCTTAATCGGTGACAAGATGAACACTGATTTTGGGTTGTCAAATATAGTTGGTACACTgttctttttcaatgtaattagGAATCCTGTCCTATCAAAGCAGTCATTTGCAAAATGAGCTGAACACAATGTGCTATTTCGGTTTGACTTCCAGTCCttcctcttcatttcttttaaccACTGCTGAAGGCGCAACACATCTTTCACGGGAAATCTACAtatcgaattataatttaatcccTCAGTCAATAATacccgatttttcaatttcaattataataagatcggttcataattcaaatattgtgaatttttactgacAAGATTCGTACGTTATAATActcgttaaatataattagtaaataCTTCGTATGCTGACATAACCTCTGCAAGTTATCATTTGCAGAACGCTTCAGCGTTGTATACTCACTTGTGAAATGATCGCCCACGATATTTTGATTgctttgttttgcaaaaaacgcAGGTACTCATTGTTACCTCAATAATTGTTACTGTAATTTTCCGTCGCAATCGATTagatacacatacatatatcacgtatatatatatgaagtGACAAGAATCTGTACAAAATGGCTACCGTTCAATTGGCGTGACGGCACCACGCTTAATCCAATCcagtgtacatatatatcagTGATAACGACGATTCGTTATCCCATTCTGTAACGTCGAAGTGTCGCTATTCGTAGTTACGGAATCGCACCGTCGTTATGAGATTGTCGTTACACGCGGCGAAATTCGTTATCGTTACGATAGCGTTCCGAATCGTTATTCTTATAGCGAGTTACAGAATCGCGCTACAGGCTTTTACGTCCGTGGACAGACTCGAAACGCAGCAATACATTTTACTTTTTGATTTCGTTggaaaaaatctttctcttGAACtgtcttccatttttttttattcaaattgggtatttgcatgatttttatatttcttaacttttaatgtttttcgattctataaatttttttagaatttttgaaaaaaaaatattttgtttttgtttataaatatttaaataatttaataaataaaagtggTCCTAAATCACATAAAAGTCACGTGACATAAAACGGAATGTGATTGGTTTGACGTCATTGTGCTGCTACTGGCGCGTTTATTTGAATCCACAAAGagtaatgtacaatattttctagcgctaaaaaaattttaagtaagttttttaaactttaagtttgatacattgtataattaatgtcagacttcggtgaaaataattaaaatagaaatcaatttttgtgtggtgtttttttttttttaactcacacGGATAATTGTGTGGAGGTTATGATCACGTCAATGTTATTATACTAAGAATGTTAAGCAAGCATTAGTTTGAGTATTTTCACAAGTTGGTACTATACACCaacaaaaatcgttttttaatgacatattaaataatttaataactttAGTTTATAATAAACAGCACTATCAGACGTTCTTTTCATCAATCACAACACAGAGCAACAGCTGATTACACGTACGGCGTGCTTACAGGAGAACTTGGcgctaaaaatttcaaaaaaattcagcattgTGACGTCACATACGCGAGATGGAGCtacttattcatttaaatattgccttttttttatttattaaattatttaaatacttataaacaaaaacaaaatttttttttttcaaaaattctaaaaaaatttatagaatcgaaaaacatcaaaagttaagaaatataaaaatcatgcaaatacCCAATTCACGTTTGATATTATGAAATGTGTATTATACGACTTCTTTCAATCAGTTTCGAATTGAAAAACCGATTTTGACCATAATTTAACTGAAGTCTCCCCGTAAAACAAAATTAGTCATGTTCAACAGAAAACTGTAATTGTGGTGCGTGTGTACGCATAGTCACTTAAATTCACATCCGATTTTATTGGCAAATCTCGTCAATATTTGCTCAAATTTCTGTGGCATATGTTATTTCTCATAACGACAtcattttttctaataatgacTTTGAAAGAAACTCTGTTCTTGCAATATCAGTTTCGTAGCCATTTGCGCGCATAAAAAAGCGCTCTAAAGATCGCATCTTAGGATTCAACATCTTTAACCCCTTGCCCTACAACGAGTGAGACTCGTGGTTAGAAATTTGGGCCAAAAACAATAAGCACGAGCCTAACTCGTGGTATTTTGACACGTGGTCGACCTTATTAGTTTATTGTGGCCCGAGCAATTGGAAGTTAGCAGATAGGACAAAGGGCTTAAACTCTAAACTTTCAGGTAAAATCGCAGAAATAGGACTGCATATATCCGTGGTGAAACTCGAAAGACACAGATAATAAGCCAAGCAATTTTGTTAGTATGGTCGAGTGTCCcaattgtaaatttgcaaattttgttCCAGTAGAATAAGACAGATATCATCTCAGATATTGTACTTGCAACCTATATTGTTTTTGCTAATGTTTTCTGACatattcatttaatttgtttttagaaGTCTCTGAAGCTGCAGGAACAATTGTAAAAGTGCGATTAGTTATTTACATTAACAATATGTTCTtcctatttttcaatttcgaaattagGAATAATG belongs to Neodiprion lecontei isolate iyNeoLeco1 chromosome 5, iyNeoLeco1.1, whole genome shotgun sequence and includes:
- the LOC107216925 gene encoding transcription factor E2F4 isoform X1; translated protein: MADNQQSRFEKSLGLLTTRFVTLLQKAKDGVLDLKVAADILEVRQKRRIYDITNVLEGIGLIEKKSKNSIQWKGAGPGCNTQEVGEKLTELKDEIKKLEEHEQLLDTHTQWIQQSVKNIECDLTNKRYAYLTYEDVKKKFQNEVVLGIQAPPDTLLNVPNIAKLIEENLDEIKNPNYEISMKSASEEIKVYMIQPELAECYDNKVLEARLREESKGTKREKDGDDKKEESKPKRKVGRPPRGAGKVDPVLSDEDEEEDPELLEAKIILSDVATSDIVRTDLDLLDEFYSDFCGPLVRLSPPPGEKDYHFHLSENEGLCDLFDIVAN
- the LOC107216924 gene encoding uncharacterized protein LOC107216924; protein product: MQFLDLHVKPRKTIGNIPQCSSQKKTLSSDEEPDMDPSAHDWDVYEFLNSNDENQYKEDSIGMIITDENGKVNLPPKKRRTVPLTNPPQEGNGKKVKKNNNEDLIETVKDTLKTVQHFLSNDQDTKSDINWNFCMMLYSQMKKLSKKNKMARRRILELMDVIESDDSDSCIFKKFE